A single genomic interval of Streptomyces graminofaciens harbors:
- a CDS encoding expansin EXLX1 family cellulose-binding protein has protein sequence MASSSRRRPPRGRRVVLVSAAVAAVVLVVSLVVAFLPGHESDDGKGTVASGADRQASESPTPSATESAPEQSSASPTATPTETTAKATPSAPEETPAARSSAPRAPQTASGAAPLAGRIRPGAARQGVATSYDAGNGDGACSYGPSDDLMIAAMNTADYETSKACGAYVLVRAAGGASVTVRIVNECPAPCAAGQLDLSTQAFAKLAPLSAGRIPITWSLLSPQKSDTLSIRYKTGSSRYWCGIQVIGHRNPLARLEVRTGSGWTGLARTEYNYFLSEQGAGCGGALRITDIYGERLTVDGIAVRPDTVQPTRVQFAAR, from the coding sequence GTGGCGTCCTCTTCCCGTCGCCGTCCGCCCCGCGGGCGACGCGTTGTTCTCGTGTCGGCCGCCGTGGCGGCCGTCGTGCTCGTCGTGTCCCTGGTCGTGGCGTTCCTGCCCGGTCACGAGTCCGACGACGGGAAGGGGACGGTCGCCTCGGGTGCCGACCGTCAGGCGTCCGAGTCACCCACGCCCTCGGCCACGGAGTCGGCGCCCGAGCAGTCCAGTGCGTCCCCGACCGCGACGCCCACCGAGACCACCGCCAAGGCCACCCCGAGCGCCCCTGAGGAGACCCCGGCGGCGCGGTCGTCGGCGCCTCGCGCCCCGCAGACGGCTTCCGGCGCGGCACCGCTCGCCGGACGGATACGGCCCGGCGCCGCCCGCCAGGGCGTCGCCACCTCCTACGACGCCGGGAACGGTGACGGCGCCTGCTCGTACGGCCCCAGTGACGACCTCATGATCGCGGCGATGAACACCGCCGACTACGAGACGTCCAAGGCGTGCGGGGCGTACGTCCTCGTCCGTGCGGCGGGCGGAGCCTCCGTCACGGTCCGGATCGTCAACGAATGCCCGGCGCCCTGCGCGGCGGGCCAACTGGACCTCAGCACCCAGGCCTTCGCCAAGCTCGCCCCGCTCTCGGCCGGCCGGATCCCGATCACCTGGAGCCTGCTCAGCCCCCAGAAGTCCGACACGCTCTCGATCCGCTACAAGACCGGGTCCAGCCGATACTGGTGCGGCATCCAGGTGATCGGCCACCGCAATCCACTGGCGCGGCTGGAGGTGCGCACGGGCAGCGGCTGGACCGGCCTGGCGCGTACCGAGTACAACTACTTCCTCTCCGAGCAGGGCGCGGGGTGCGGCGGCGCGCTCAGGATCACCGACATCTACGGCGAGCGGCTGACCGTCGACGGGATCGCGGTACGGCCGGACACAGTGCAGCCGACGCGCGTCCAGTTCGCCGCACGCTGA
- a CDS encoding hydrophobic protein, translating to MIAILLVLLLVLILFGAGFAVKILWWLALAVLVLWLLGFLLRGTNATGGRGRWYRW from the coding sequence ATGATTGCCATCCTGCTGGTGCTGCTGCTGGTTCTGATTCTCTTCGGTGCCGGATTCGCAGTAAAAATTCTTTGGTGGCTCGCGCTGGCCGTCCTCGTCCTGTGGCTTCTCGGCTTCCTGCTCCGCGGGACGAACGCCACCGGGGGCCGCGGCCGCTGGTACAGGTGGTGA
- a CDS encoding class I SAM-dependent methyltransferase: protein MAKARETAVYTHGHHESVLRSHTWRTAANSAAYLLGSLRPHMKILDIGCGPGTITADLAALVPDGHVTGVDHAPGILDQARATAAERGLENVDFAVADVHALDYPDDTFCVVHAHQVLQHVGDPVQALREMRRVTRPGGLVAVRDSDYAAMTWFPASPGMDDWLDLYRRVARGNGGEPDAGRRLKSWALRAGLTDITATSATWTYATAEERAWWSGLWADRTVASAYADRATEGGHATGEQLEAIAGAWREWGLRQDGWFAVLHGEILCRLPA, encoded by the coding sequence ATGGCGAAGGCACGGGAGACGGCCGTCTACACGCACGGGCACCACGAGTCGGTGCTGCGCTCGCACACCTGGCGGACGGCCGCCAACTCGGCGGCCTACCTCCTCGGTTCGCTGAGGCCGCACATGAAGATCCTGGACATCGGCTGCGGCCCGGGCACCATCACCGCCGACCTGGCCGCCCTGGTCCCGGACGGCCATGTGACCGGCGTCGACCACGCGCCCGGCATCCTGGACCAGGCCAGGGCCACGGCCGCCGAACGCGGCCTGGAGAACGTCGACTTCGCGGTCGCGGACGTCCACGCGCTGGACTACCCGGACGACACGTTCTGCGTGGTCCACGCGCATCAGGTGCTCCAACACGTGGGCGATCCCGTGCAGGCGCTGCGCGAGATGCGCCGGGTGACCAGGCCCGGCGGTCTCGTCGCCGTCCGGGATTCGGACTACGCGGCGATGACCTGGTTCCCGGCCTCGCCGGGCATGGACGACTGGCTGGACCTGTACCGGCGGGTGGCCCGCGGCAACGGCGGCGAGCCGGACGCCGGTCGCCGGCTGAAGTCATGGGCGCTGCGGGCCGGCCTCACGGACATCACGGCCACCTCCGCCACCTGGACCTACGCCACGGCGGAGGAGCGGGCCTGGTGGAGCGGCCTGTGGGCGGACCGCACGGTCGCCTCCGCGTACGCCGACCGGGCCACCGAGGGCGGTCACGCGACCGGCGAGCAGTTGGAGGCGATCGCCGGGGCGTGGCGGGAGTGGGGGCTGCGGCAGGACGGCTGGTTCGCCGTCCTGCACGGAGAAATTCTCTGTCGTTTGCCGGCCTGA
- a CDS encoding ABC-F family ATP-binding cassette domain-containing protein codes for MGHLEAAHLEYYLPDGRALLGDVSFRVGEGSVVALVGPNGAGKTTLLRLISGELKPHGGSVTVTGGLGVMRQFVGSVRDESTVRDLLVSVAQPRIREAAQAVDAAEHGIMTVDDEAAQLRYAQALADWAEVRGYEAETLWDICTMAALGVSYEKAQWRQVRTLSGGEQKRLVLEALLRGTDQVLLLDEPDNYLDVPGKRWLEERLKETRKTVLFVSHDRELLSRAAEKIVSVEPGPAGADAWVHGGGFDTYHEARRQRFERFEELRRRWDEKHAQLKKLVLTLRQAAAVSHEMASRYAAAQTRLRKFEEAGPPPEPPREQDITMRLKGGRTGVRAVTCKGLELTGLMKPFDLEVFYGERVAVLGSNGSGKSHFLRLLAGDTVAHTGEWKLGARVVPGHFAQTHAHPELEGRTLLDILWTEHAQDRGAAMSRLRRYELTKQAEQPFDRLSGGQQARFQILLLELQGVTALLLDEPTDNLDLESAEALQEGLEAFDGTVLAVTHDRWFARSFDRYLVFGSDGRVRETPEPVWDERRVERVR; via the coding sequence ATGGGACACCTCGAAGCCGCTCATCTGGAGTACTACCTGCCGGACGGGAGGGCGCTGCTCGGTGATGTGTCCTTTCGGGTGGGGGAGGGGTCCGTGGTGGCCCTCGTCGGGCCCAACGGGGCCGGGAAGACCACCCTGCTGCGATTGATCTCGGGGGAGCTCAAGCCGCACGGCGGATCGGTCACCGTCACCGGCGGCCTCGGGGTGATGCGGCAGTTCGTGGGGTCCGTGCGGGACGAGTCGACCGTGCGGGACCTGCTCGTGTCCGTGGCGCAGCCCCGGATCCGGGAGGCGGCGCAGGCCGTCGACGCCGCCGAGCACGGGATCATGACCGTGGACGACGAGGCCGCCCAGCTCCGGTACGCGCAGGCCCTCGCCGACTGGGCCGAGGTGCGCGGCTACGAGGCCGAGACGCTGTGGGACATCTGCACCATGGCCGCGCTCGGCGTCTCGTACGAGAAGGCGCAGTGGCGGCAGGTGCGCACGCTGTCCGGCGGTGAGCAGAAGCGGCTGGTGCTGGAGGCCCTGCTGCGCGGCACCGACCAGGTGCTGCTGCTCGACGAGCCCGACAACTACCTCGACGTGCCCGGCAAGCGGTGGCTGGAGGAGCGGCTCAAGGAGACCCGCAAGACCGTGTTGTTCGTCTCGCACGACCGGGAACTGCTCTCCCGCGCCGCCGAGAAGATCGTGAGCGTGGAGCCGGGCCCGGCGGGCGCCGACGCCTGGGTGCACGGCGGAGGCTTCGACACCTACCACGAGGCCCGACGGCAGCGTTTCGAGCGTTTCGAGGAACTGCGGCGCCGCTGGGACGAGAAGCACGCCCAGCTGAAGAAGCTGGTGCTGACGCTCCGTCAAGCCGCTGCGGTCAGCCATGAGATGGCCTCGCGGTACGCCGCCGCCCAGACCCGGCTGCGCAAGTTCGAGGAGGCCGGCCCGCCGCCGGAGCCGCCGCGCGAGCAGGACATCACCATGCGGCTCAAGGGCGGCCGTACCGGAGTAAGGGCCGTCACCTGCAAGGGACTTGAGCTGACGGGGCTGATGAAGCCCTTCGACCTGGAGGTCTTCTACGGCGAAAGGGTCGCCGTCCTCGGCTCCAACGGTTCCGGCAAGTCCCACTTCCTGCGCCTGCTCGCCGGTGACACGGTGGCCCACACGGGGGAGTGGAAGCTCGGCGCCAGAGTCGTACCCGGACACTTCGCGCAGACGCACGCCCACCCGGAGCTGGAGGGCCGGACACTGCTCGACATCCTGTGGACCGAGCACGCCCAGGACCGGGGCGCCGCGATGTCACGACTGCGGCGGTACGAGCTGACCAAGCAGGCCGAGCAGCCCTTCGACCGGCTCTCCGGCGGCCAGCAGGCCCGTTTCCAGATCCTCCTGCTGGAGCTCCAGGGCGTGACGGCCCTGCTGCTCGACGAGCCCACCGACAACCTCGACCTGGAGTCCGCCGAGGCCCTCCAGGAGGGTTTGGAGGCCTTCGACGGTACGGTCCTCGCCGTCACCCACGACCGCTGGTTCGCTCGTTCGTTCGATCGCTATCTGGTCTTCGGTTCCGACGGGCGGGTACGCGAGACTCCGGAGCCGGTCTGGGACGAACGGCGGGTCGAGCGCGTCCGCTGA
- a CDS encoding VOC family protein: MEILGTTLRICVDALEATVPFYERLAGGPAQRFERGGVRVAAVGCFLLMSGPESELEVLRKVTATIAVKDVDEAHQVLTASGAHVLAGPVPTPVGRNLIAMHPDGSVYEYADRRAAG; this comes from the coding sequence ATGGAGATTCTCGGCACCACGCTCCGTATCTGCGTCGACGCCCTGGAGGCCACGGTCCCGTTCTACGAGAGACTCGCGGGCGGACCGGCCCAGCGTTTCGAACGCGGTGGCGTCCGGGTCGCCGCCGTCGGCTGCTTCCTGCTGATGAGCGGCCCCGAGTCGGAACTGGAGGTCCTGCGCAAGGTCACCGCCACCATCGCGGTCAAGGACGTCGACGAGGCCCACCAGGTCCTCACGGCCTCCGGCGCCCACGTCCTGGCGGGCCCGGTGCCCACCCCGGTGGGCCGCAACCTGATCGCGATGCATCCGGACGGCTCGGTGTACGAGTACGCGGACCGCCGCGCGGCCGGGTGA
- a CDS encoding type 1 glutamine amidotransferase domain-containing protein, with amino-acid sequence MRIAFLTAPEGVEQIELTDPWQAVKDAGHDPVLVSTKPGHVRAFDHLDKADTFPVDEVVSHVHDAESFDALVLPGGVANPDFLRMDEKAVSFVRDFFDRGRPVAAICHAPWTLVEADVVRGRVLTSWPSLRTDIRNAGGTWVDEQVRVCDHAPSKLITSRRPDDLKAFCEAFLDVFSEEAGG; translated from the coding sequence ATGCGTATCGCATTCCTGACCGCCCCCGAGGGTGTCGAGCAGATCGAGTTGACCGACCCCTGGCAGGCGGTGAAGGACGCCGGTCACGACCCCGTGCTGGTGTCGACGAAGCCCGGTCATGTGCGGGCCTTCGACCATCTCGACAAGGCGGACACGTTCCCGGTGGACGAGGTCGTGTCGCACGTCCACGACGCCGAGTCGTTCGACGCGCTCGTCCTGCCGGGCGGGGTGGCCAACCCGGACTTCCTGCGGATGGACGAGAAGGCCGTGTCGTTCGTACGGGACTTCTTCGATCGGGGCCGGCCGGTCGCCGCGATCTGTCACGCCCCGTGGACACTGGTGGAGGCCGATGTCGTACGGGGGCGCGTGCTGACCTCGTGGCCCAGTCTGCGCACGGACATCCGCAACGCGGGCGGCACCTGGGTCGACGAGCAGGTGCGAGTCTGCGACCACGCCCCGAGCAAGCTGATCACCAGCCGCAGGCCGGACGACCTCAAGGCGTTCTGCGAGGCGTTCCTGGACGTGTTCTCCGAGGAGGCGGGCGGGTGA
- a CDS encoding CBS domain-containing protein gives MADFVREVMTPGVVAVRPDASLVEAAQLMRAQGIGDVLVAVDGQVLGVLTDRDITLRAVADGADPLTVSAQAVCTPNPVVVGPDDTVSAAAELMRDHAVRRLPVLENGHLVGMVSLGDLAVSPVSRPAPAFIDRMGPGTWPGTPPD, from the coding sequence ATGGCTGATTTCGTCAGGGAAGTCATGACGCCCGGCGTCGTCGCGGTCCGCCCGGACGCCTCGCTCGTGGAAGCGGCCCAGTTGATGCGCGCGCAGGGCATCGGCGATGTCCTCGTCGCCGTGGACGGGCAGGTCCTCGGGGTCCTGACCGACCGGGACATCACCCTGCGCGCCGTGGCGGACGGCGCCGATCCGCTCACGGTCAGCGCCCAGGCCGTCTGCACCCCGAACCCCGTGGTGGTCGGCCCCGACGACACCGTGTCGGCGGCGGCCGAGCTGATGCGGGACCACGCGGTGCGGCGCCTGCCGGTGCTGGAGAACGGGCATTTGGTGGGCATGGTGAGCCTCGGCGACCTGGCCGTCTCCCCGGTTTCGCGCCCGGCGCCCGCCTTCATCGACCGCATGGGGCCCGGCACCTGGCCGGGAACGCCCCCGGACTGA
- a CDS encoding DUF6158 family protein yields METSELTDDRGTTMTGVDPGLLDDQQLMKELESIHRTRHDTLLHGSTEALRTHNERMAQLEGEYLRRHPRRPVVPGRTREGARERGPATP; encoded by the coding sequence ATGGAGACGAGCGAGCTCACCGACGATCGGGGTACGACCATGACCGGAGTCGACCCGGGCCTGCTGGACGACCAGCAGCTGATGAAAGAGCTGGAGTCGATCCACCGCACGCGCCACGACACCCTGCTGCACGGCTCCACCGAGGCGCTGCGTACGCACAACGAACGCATGGCGCAGCTGGAGGGTGAGTACCTGCGCCGCCATCCACGCCGCCCGGTCGTGCCGGGCCGGACGCGTGAGGGGGCCCGGGAGCGAGGACCGGCGACGCCATGA
- a CDS encoding LapA family protein, whose translation MTPGNVAVTVVVVLALVFIFENTQSTKIRLLISEVTMPLWMALLGMGVVGALCGIFLGRRRG comes from the coding sequence ATGACGCCCGGCAACGTGGCCGTGACCGTGGTCGTCGTGCTCGCACTCGTGTTCATCTTCGAGAACACCCAGAGCACCAAGATCCGGCTGCTGATCTCCGAGGTCACCATGCCGCTGTGGATGGCCCTGCTGGGCATGGGCGTGGTCGGGGCGCTGTGCGGGATCTTCTTGGGGCGAAGGCGGGGCTGA
- a CDS encoding GNAT family N-acetyltransferase produces MSDTIRFLAEGPRVGIRHFTLDDSAEFTARVRESRELHHPWLSPPANATAYASYAGRLIEDPAKAGFLVCEKDGGGIAGFVNINNIVEGAFQCGALGYGAFAHGAGRGLMREGLGLVVAYAFGAMGLHRLEINVQPGNAASIALAKRCGFRLEGFSPNFLFIDGAWRDHERWAVTAEMIAART; encoded by the coding sequence GTGTCCGACACCATTCGCTTTCTCGCCGAAGGCCCCCGCGTGGGCATACGGCACTTCACCCTCGACGACAGTGCCGAGTTCACCGCCCGGGTGCGGGAGAGCAGGGAACTGCACCACCCGTGGCTGTCGCCGCCGGCCAACGCGACCGCCTATGCCTCGTACGCCGGTCGGCTGATCGAGGATCCGGCGAAGGCCGGGTTCCTGGTGTGCGAGAAGGACGGCGGAGGGATCGCCGGGTTCGTCAACATCAACAACATCGTCGAGGGCGCGTTCCAGTGCGGAGCCCTCGGGTACGGCGCGTTCGCGCACGGCGCCGGGCGGGGCCTGATGCGCGAAGGGCTCGGGCTCGTCGTCGCGTACGCGTTCGGGGCCATGGGGCTGCACCGGCTGGAGATCAACGTGCAGCCCGGGAACGCCGCCTCCATCGCACTGGCCAAGCGCTGCGGGTTCCGGCTGGAGGGGTTCTCCCCGAACTTCCTGTTCATCGACGGGGCCTGGCGGGACCACGAGAGGTGGGCCGTCACCGCCGAGATGATCGCCGCACGTACATGA
- a CDS encoding bifunctional phosphatase PAP2/diacylglycerol kinase family protein, giving the protein MTPDVDLTVRPPGHHILRDKFLAADSRLFEAVATRHWPGAHPFLPRLSRAANHGVLWFATAAALAATRSPRARRAAARGIASLAVASATINTLGKRTVRRPRPLLDNVPLVRQLKRQPITTSFPSGHSASAAAFATGVALESRGWGAAIAPLAAAVALSRVYTGVHFPSDVVVGAALGAGAAYAVRGLVPTRDQLPFPGHPHADAPALPDGDGLVVVANTAAGTADRVRVLTDFLPRTETVECEPEDVRAELEKAATRARVLGVCGGDGTVNTAAEVALRHGIPLAVLPGGTLNHFAQDLGVEDVLGLTRALRQGEAVRVDVGHFASGDTEGHFLNTCSLGVYPELVRERERWERKFGAWPAGVLAALRVLRADHHPLQARFQERSHPLWLLFAGNGTYHRLGLSPARRYDLADGLLDVRVVHGGRRPALRLLAAAVAGPLTRSPAHKAVHVRRLRVTGIAPGTPLAYDGEVTRVAGDLTLRKLPEALTVYRPRH; this is encoded by the coding sequence ATGACCCCAGATGTCGACCTCACCGTCCGCCCCCCGGGCCACCACATCCTCCGGGACAAGTTCCTCGCCGCCGACAGCCGCCTGTTCGAGGCCGTGGCCACCCGCCACTGGCCCGGCGCCCACCCCTTCCTCCCCCGCCTGAGCCGCGCCGCCAACCACGGCGTCCTGTGGTTCGCCACGGCCGCCGCCCTCGCCGCGACCCGCAGCCCCAGGGCCCGCCGGGCCGCCGCCCGCGGCATCGCCTCCCTCGCCGTCGCCTCAGCGACCATCAACACCCTCGGCAAGCGCACGGTCCGCCGCCCCCGCCCGCTCCTCGACAACGTCCCGCTGGTCCGGCAGCTCAAGCGCCAGCCGATCACCACGTCGTTCCCCTCGGGGCACTCCGCCTCGGCCGCCGCCTTCGCGACCGGCGTCGCCCTGGAGTCCCGCGGCTGGGGCGCGGCGATCGCCCCGCTGGCGGCCGCGGTCGCCCTGTCCCGTGTCTACACCGGTGTGCACTTCCCGAGCGACGTCGTCGTGGGCGCCGCCCTCGGCGCGGGCGCCGCCTACGCCGTACGGGGCCTCGTCCCCACCCGCGACCAGCTCCCGTTCCCCGGCCACCCCCACGCCGACGCGCCCGCGCTGCCCGACGGCGACGGCCTGGTCGTCGTCGCCAACACGGCCGCGGGCACCGCCGACCGCGTACGCGTCCTGACGGACTTCCTCCCCCGCACCGAGACCGTGGAGTGCGAACCGGAGGACGTCCGGGCCGAGTTGGAGAAGGCCGCGACCCGCGCCCGGGTGCTCGGCGTGTGCGGCGGCGACGGCACGGTGAACACGGCCGCCGAGGTCGCCCTGCGCCACGGCATCCCCCTCGCCGTACTCCCCGGCGGCACCCTCAACCACTTCGCGCAGGACCTCGGCGTCGAGGACGTACTCGGTCTGACCCGTGCCCTTCGCCAGGGCGAGGCGGTCCGCGTGGACGTCGGACACTTCGCCTCCGGCGACACCGAGGGCCACTTCCTCAACACGTGCAGCCTCGGCGTCTACCCCGAGCTGGTGCGGGAACGCGAGCGCTGGGAACGGAAGTTCGGGGCCTGGCCGGCCGGGGTGCTCGCGGCGCTGCGCGTCCTGCGTGCCGACCACCATCCGCTCCAGGCCCGCTTCCAGGAGCGCTCGCACCCGCTGTGGCTGCTCTTCGCGGGCAACGGCACCTACCACCGGCTCGGCCTCTCCCCGGCCCGCCGCTACGACCTCGCCGACGGATTGCTGGACGTCCGTGTCGTGCACGGTGGCCGGCGCCCGGCTCTGCGCCTGCTGGCCGCCGCGGTCGCCGGCCCGCTGACGCGCTCCCCGGCCCACAAGGCCGTCCATGTGCGACGGCTGCGGGTGACAGGGATCGCACCGGGCACGCCCCTCGCGTACGACGGCGAAGTCACCCGCGTGGCAGGCGATCTGACACTCCGAAAGCTCCCGGAGGCGCTCACGGTCTACCGCCCCCGCCACTGA
- a CDS encoding transketolase: MNTRQLTELAQQLRVDSVRASAAAGSGHPTSSMSAAELMAVLLARHLHYDFERPQHPANDRFVLSKGHASPLLYSMYKAAGAINDTELLTFRRLGSRLEGHPTPRRLPWVETATGSLGQGLPVGVGIAMAGKRIDRTGYRVWVLCGDSELAEGSIWEAAEHAAYEHLDNLTAVVDVNRLGQRGPTRHGHDLGAYARRFAAFGWHTIVIDGHDVDAVDRAYAEAGSTRGQPTVILARTLKGKGVEAAQDREGLHGKPLKDPEAAVEELGGVRDIRVEVQPPPAARMLHAVRTGHLELPRYETGERAATRDAFGQALAALGTARGDVVALDGEVGDSTRAELFAKEHPDRYFECYIAEQQLVAAAVGFASRGWVPYAATFAAFLTRAHDFIRMASVSGAGINLVGSHAGVSIGQDGPSQMGLEDLAMMRAVHGSTVLYPCDANQTAKLVGAMAGRDGVRYLRTTRGETPVLYSPTEEFPIGGSKVLRASDTDRLTVVAAGITVHEALKAADALDAEGIQVRVIDLYSVKPVDRRTLREAAERTGCLLTVEDHHEEGGLGDAVLDAFLDGRPLPRLVRLAVRTMPGSATPDEQLHAAGIDAEAIAAAGRLLVETAIVH, translated from the coding sequence ATGAACACCCGCCAACTCACCGAACTCGCACAGCAGTTGCGCGTCGACAGCGTCCGCGCCTCGGCCGCCGCCGGGTCCGGGCATCCCACGTCCTCCATGTCGGCCGCCGAACTGATGGCGGTGCTGCTCGCCCGTCACCTCCACTACGACTTCGAACGCCCCCAGCACCCCGCCAACGACCGCTTCGTGCTCTCCAAGGGCCATGCCTCGCCGCTGCTGTACTCCATGTACAAGGCGGCCGGCGCGATCAACGACACCGAGCTGCTGACCTTCCGGCGGCTCGGCAGCCGTCTGGAGGGCCATCCGACGCCGCGGCGGCTGCCCTGGGTCGAGACGGCCACCGGCTCGCTCGGCCAGGGGCTGCCCGTCGGCGTCGGCATCGCCATGGCGGGGAAGCGGATCGACCGCACCGGGTACCGGGTGTGGGTGCTGTGCGGCGACAGCGAACTCGCCGAGGGCTCCATCTGGGAGGCCGCCGAGCACGCAGCGTACGAGCATCTCGACAACCTCACCGCGGTCGTCGACGTCAACCGGCTCGGCCAGCGCGGGCCCACCCGGCACGGGCACGATCTCGGCGCATACGCCCGCCGCTTCGCGGCCTTCGGCTGGCACACCATCGTGATCGACGGGCACGACGTGGACGCCGTCGACCGCGCCTACGCCGAGGCCGGGTCCACCAGGGGCCAGCCCACGGTGATCCTCGCCCGCACCCTCAAGGGCAAGGGCGTCGAGGCCGCCCAGGACCGCGAGGGCCTGCACGGCAAGCCCCTCAAGGACCCCGAGGCGGCCGTCGAGGAACTCGGCGGCGTACGGGACATCCGTGTCGAGGTCCAACCGCCGCCCGCCGCCCGGATGTTGCACGCCGTACGGACCGGGCATCTGGAACTGCCGCGCTACGAGACCGGCGAACGGGCAGCCACCCGGGACGCGTTCGGGCAGGCGCTCGCCGCGCTCGGCACCGCACGCGGTGACGTCGTCGCCCTCGACGGCGAGGTCGGCGACTCGACTCGCGCCGAACTGTTCGCCAAGGAGCACCCCGACCGGTACTTCGAGTGCTACATCGCCGAGCAGCAACTGGTGGCCGCGGCCGTCGGGTTCGCGTCCCGCGGCTGGGTGCCGTACGCGGCCACGTTCGCCGCGTTCCTCACCCGCGCCCACGACTTCATCCGCATGGCCTCGGTCAGCGGCGCCGGGATCAACCTCGTCGGCTCGCACGCGGGCGTCTCCATCGGCCAGGACGGGCCCTCGCAGATGGGCCTGGAGGACCTCGCGATGATGCGCGCGGTGCACGGCTCGACCGTGCTGTACCCGTGCGACGCCAACCAGACAGCCAAGCTGGTCGGCGCCATGGCGGGCCGCGACGGCGTCCGGTATCTGCGGACCACGCGCGGCGAGACCCCGGTCCTCTACAGCCCGACGGAGGAGTTCCCCATCGGCGGCAGCAAGGTGCTGCGCGCCTCGGACACCGACCGGCTCACCGTCGTCGCGGCCGGGATCACCGTCCACGAGGCGCTGAAGGCCGCCGACGCGCTGGACGCGGAGGGCATCCAGGTCCGGGTGATCGACCTGTACTCGGTCAAGCCCGTCGACCGCCGCACCCTGCGCGAGGCCGCCGAACGCACCGGGTGCCTGCTCACCGTGGAGGACCACCACGAGGAGGGCGGCCTCGGCGACGCCGTGCTCGACGCCTTCCTCGACGGGCGTCCACTGCCCCGCCTGGTCCGCCTCGCCGTCCGTACGATGCCGGGCTCGGCCACTCCGGACGAGCAGCTGCACGCCGCGGGCATCGACGCCGAGGCGATCGCGGCCGCCGGCCGACTGCTGGTGGAGACAGCCATCGTGCACTGA
- a CDS encoding TIGR03086 family metal-binding protein, translated as MTHTRITHSRIAGANPLLDRHAEALDLFGARVHAVRDDQWGAGTPCVEWTVRDLVNHLVSEQLWVPSLVRDGCMIEEVGGTFDGDLLGTDPAASWDTAARSAHDAFAAPGALHRIVHLSYGDTAATAYCAQMVTDLVVHAWDLARAIGADERLPGVLVEFAVREVTPYAADLEKSGLFGAPVEPPAGADAQTALLCLLGRRP; from the coding sequence ATGACCCATACGCGTATCACCCACAGCCGTATCGCCGGAGCGAATCCGCTGCTCGACCGGCACGCCGAGGCCCTCGATCTGTTCGGCGCCCGGGTCCACGCCGTCCGCGACGACCAGTGGGGGGCGGGCACGCCCTGCGTCGAGTGGACGGTCCGTGACCTCGTCAACCACCTCGTCTCCGAGCAGCTCTGGGTGCCGTCGCTGGTCCGGGACGGCTGCATGATCGAGGAGGTCGGCGGCACGTTCGACGGGGACCTGCTGGGCACCGACCCCGCGGCCTCCTGGGACACGGCGGCCCGCTCGGCGCACGACGCGTTCGCCGCGCCGGGGGCGTTGCACCGGATCGTCCACCTGTCGTACGGGGACACCGCGGCGACCGCGTACTGCGCGCAGATGGTCACCGATCTCGTCGTCCACGCGTGGGATCTGGCGCGGGCGATCGGGGCGGACGAGCGGTTGCCGGGTGTGCTGGTGGAGTTCGCCGTGCGTGAGGTCACGCCCTATGCGGCCGATCTGGAGAAGAGCGGGTTGTTCGGGGCGCCGGTGGAGCCTCCGGCCGGGGCGGATGCGCAGACCGCGTTGTTGTGTCTGCTGGGGCGGCGGCCGTAG